The window ATTGCTCTTTGGAGTCCACTTTTTGTTATACTCGGCAAGAGACACATTTGAAGCCCTCGGTGTTTTAAGATATCCGGGCCAGATGTGCCACAGCAGACACTGATCTGTGGAACCCTGAACATTTGACTCGCCTCGCAGAGCATTAATACCACCGCCTGCAACACCCATGTTGCCAAGAAGAAGCTGTATTATCGCCATTGTCCGGATATTCTGGACGCCTACTGTATGCTGAGTCCAACCCATGGCATACATGGATGTGCCGGCTTTTCCTGTAGCGCCGGTAGCAGCATAAACCTTGTAAACTTTCAGGAGATCGGCTTCCGGGGTTCCGGTAATAGAGGAAACCAGCTTTGTATTATACCTGCTGTAATGTTGTTTTAAAAGATTCAGTACGCAACGGCTGTTTTTTAAAGAACGGTCTAACATGGGTACACCGTTTGCGTCCATATCAAAAGACCATTTGCCCTTGTCATATTTACTGTTTTTTGCTTCATAGCCGGAAAACAGACCATCGCTAAATTTAAAGTCCTTTCCAACTATAAAGGGGGCGTTTGTATAATTGGCCACATACTCTTTATTATAGAGATTGTTGTCCACTATATACTTTATCATACCACCAAGAAAGGCAATATCCGTACCTGAACGCATAGGAGCGTAGATATCGGCCTTTGAAGATGTTCTTGTAAACCTTGGATCAACACTGATGAGCGTTGCGCCATTTTGTTGAGCCTCGGTAACATACTTGAATGATATGGGGTGATTTTCTGCAGCATTACTCCCCATGATAAGTATGCAATCGCTGTTTTTGATGTCAATCCAGTGATTTGTCATTGCGCCGCGTCCGAACGACTCTGCCAGAGCCGCAACAGTAGCGCTATGTCAGATACGGGCCTGATGTTCAATATAGACAAGTCCGAGCGCTCGCATCAGCGCCTGGTAAATCCAGCACTCCTCATTGTCCATGGCAGCGCTTCCTACCGAAACAATGTTTGTCGTCCGGTTTACCACCTGCCCTTTGGCATTTTTGTGTTCAAATGCCGCATCCCTTGTTTCCTTAACCCTTTTGGCGATTTGGGTTAGCGCCCAGTCCCAGGAAACCTTTTTCCACTCTTTAGCATACGGCGCTCTGTACATGGGTTCAACAAGCCTATTTTCATTCTCGGTCAGCTGAGAAATTGAAGCTCCCTTTGAACAGAGCGAACCCCTGCTGATGACATGGTCCGGGTCACCTTCGATGTTGATGACACGTCCGTCGCCTTTCTTGCTGGTATGCACAATAGCACCGCATCCCACCGCGCAATAGCAGCAGATTGTGGTGGTCTCCTTGGCATACTTTGTCTTGAGCATCTGCGCATGGGCTTTGATCGGCGTAAGATCTACTCCCAAACCGCAACCGCTTACAGCAAGACCGGCAACGGAAGCACCAGTAATCTGGATAAACTTCCTTCGAGTAACATTCATAAAACCTACCTCCTTTTTAAATCTCCGGTTAATATTAATTAATATTATCCACCAATTGCCGACATTTGCCCTGCAACTTCGCCGGGGTGATCACAGGCAATGTTGTGATCAAATGGTTTGTGGCTTACAGCTTGTAGAAAAATATCGGCCAGACTGCTGTCAAGATATCCTTTTCTGAGAGGACCTTTAAGATCATCTTGATAATCTGACAAAAGACATGCTCGCAGCTGGCCGCTTGCCGTTAATCTCAACCGATTGCATTGATTGCAGAAATGGCGGCTTATTGCATCAATAAAACCTATTTCCCCTTTTGCGTCTTTAAACTTATAACGCCTTGCAGGGCCGTCATTGATTCCATTTTTAACAGGAATCAATTCCCCTAATTCATTGATGCGTTTTTTTATTTCAGGAGCAAGCAATTGCTTGCCGATATTCTTAATATGAGGAATTCCTATTGGCATGTACTCGATGAATCGAATATGAAATGGATAAGAAAAGGATAATTTAGCGATATCTGTTAATTCATCATCATTGATTCCATTTAGGGCTACGACATTAATTTTTATAGGATTAAAACCCTCTCTTTGCGCTGATTCTATACCTTCCCAGACCTGATCAAACATGTCGTGCCCTGTTATCTCTTTATATTTTTGTCTGTTTAATGTATCCATGCTGACATTGATTCGTTTTATGCCGGCAGATTTAATTTTTTTAATATTATCTCTCAGCAAAATACCGTTGGTTGTTAGAGACACATCCGCAAGGCCATTTATCTTAGTTAATTCGCCCAGGAAATCGTAAACCCCTTTTCGTATAAGCGGTTCTCCACCGGTAATTCGGACCTTGGATATCCCCAGCCGCGCCCCGATTCTGACAAGACGCAGTATTTCTTCATATCTTAAAATTTCTTTATACGGAAGGAGCTGATGCAGATCATCAGGAGCGCAGTATATGCATCGCAGGTTGCAACGGTCGGTAATAGATATGCGCAAATAGTTCAAGCATCGATTATATTTATCGATTAAGTGTAAGTTTGGCAATTTTATTATCCTGTTATCGATATACGCCATTACCATAACCTGTTAGGAGGTAAACTCACAAAAAAAACGCCTCTGGTATCTTTCTACCAAAGGCGTTTTTTTTTACATCATATCGTACCTTTGGTAACCCGACAATCATGACCTTGCGGCTGTAGACTCGTGGTTTTGCGCCAATGTCTTTCGACATAGTTGCCTTTTTCTGTACGTTAAACAAATTTTGACGAATTTATAAAAATCGAAGGCGTAACGTATAAAACAACTTTTTACCAGCCCATCCATTTTTGTAACTTATAAGTTTGATTCGGTACTCCTGTCAAGAAGAAAGTTAAACAAAAAAACTCCGTGGATTAATCCTCGCGGGAACCATACGTGGTCTCAATCGATTCGGCTACTTTATTTACATATGAGAATATTTCGAGGATAGCTCTGAAGCTTTAATTTTCTTCTTCAGAATCAATCACATCATCATCCGGCTCATCATCCGCCACTTTAATGGAGCAAACATTTTTTAATATTTTATGACTATCAAAACCATCCTCAAACAATTCATCATCCCCAAGCACCTTATCTTCAACCTCTTCTAAATCCATACTAACTTCTATTGTTTTTGAAAACGATGCGGCATCATCAAAAAAAAGTTTAATGGGCTCTTTGTATTCCGTGCTATATATACTTATAACAGCTTCGGCTAATTTGTCTGCATATAACCCAACAGGAAACATATTATTTGTTCTCAACGCTTCGACCAGATGCTTCCTGCCTTTTGCAACAGCCGCTTCTATGTCATTCTTATCGTATGTTTCCTCGCAGACAAGTGAAAAGTGCTCTTTATTTATTTCCAGGAATTCTCTAATTATCAACTCGTTTTTTTCCTCATTTTTAAGGATTAAATATTTTTGTTTCATTGTTTACCTTTCAAATTTTCTATTGTGGTTCAAATGTCTTACTTTAATGATCAGGCAAGAAGATCTCGGATGCTTTTAAGTTCTGATCGGATGTCATCAAGTATGTTTGATGAAGAATTTGACTCTTCTTCAGGAATTTTGGATTTAAGATGCTGCTTTGCTCCCTGGATAGTATATTTTTTGTTATGTAAGAGATGCTTGATTTTCAGGATAAGCTCAACATCGTTTTTGCTGTACAGTCTCTGGCCTGAAGATGTTCTTTTTGGTTTTATCTTTGTGAACTCGGTTTCCCAGAATCGTAATACGGACGTTGGAAGCTCTGCGAGTTCGCCAACCTCTCCGATCTTAAAGTATAGTTTGTCCGGCAATTCTTTTTGATATGGCCTGTTATTTTGCATATGTAAAAAATTAATCAGGCAGGAAGTATTGCATCAAATCCCTTTATCAGCTTGCCTGTAATATCCTTGTGCAGGGAATTTATTATTTTATCTTCAAGTGTTTCAAAGGCCGACCTGTATGTTATTCTAAGTGAGATGCTTTTTTTGCCGGCAGGGATCGGACTGCCTTCATAAACATCAAACAAATGTAAATTTTCTACCAGATTTTCGTTAAGAACTTCAACACTTTTTATAATATTAAATGCCTCGATATCCTTATCGACAATCAGGGTAACATCTCTGGATGTTGATGGAAACTTTGGCAGCGGTTTTGCCGACTTAATATCAGGTATAAGTTCAATAAGATTGTCGGCATTAAGTTCAAAAATATATGCCTGTTGTTTTAGATCATAATTCTTAAGCACCTGAGGAAGAATCTCTCCGAGAATGCCTATTGATTTATTTCCAGCAAAAAGTTGGGCTGTATATCCGGGTTTCGTATAGCAGCAGTCTTCAGGCTGCATGCGGGTAAACTTTACGTTTGTTACGCACAGATTTCTTAAAAAAGCTTCAACAGCCCCTTTTATATCATAAAAATCACAGCTTTTTCCCATGGAAAGCCAGGAGTCATCCATTCTATTTCCAGTCCACAGGCCTGCCAGCATTTCAATCTCATCAGGCTGGCTGTCCTCTTTGCCGGTATTGAAAAAAACATTGCCGATCTCAAAAAGCTTAAGATTCTTATTCTGCATAGCCATGTTGTAATGCATTGTTTCAAGCAGGCCTGGAATAAGTGATGTCCGCAAAACCGATTGATCCTCTGCAATTGGATTTAAAATGTTCATTAAGCGTCTTTTCTGATCATTTGATTTAAGTTCGAGGCGATCGCATGATAATTTATTGATAAAACTATAAGTTATCGTTTCGGTAAAACCAAAACTCACAAGCAGGCGCTTGATATGATACCTTGAATCGATTTTTTTTGACGGTCTAACTGCTTCGGCTGCTATAAGAGGAAAGGTTGTTTTAATATGGTTATAACCGTAAAGACGCGCAATTTCTTCTACAAGGTCTTCAAATCTATTTATATCCACCCTGAAAGATGGCGGAATAACTCGAAGCTGATCATCGTCAATCTTTTCAACCTTAAATTCAATGGAACTTAAGTGTTGCTTAATATCATTTTGGCTTAACTCAGTGCCCAACATGCGATTTGTAGAGTCGGCGCTCATGGTAATCACCTTGTCAGGCACAGGTTTTGGATATTCATCAATTGCATCGCCGATCAGATTGCCCCCGCAGATTTCGGAGATAAGCTGCGCTGCCCGGTTTAATGCCGTGATCGTGCCCTTAGGATCTGTTCCACGTTCAAAACGGTGGGACGCATCTGTG of the Anaerolineae bacterium genome contains:
- a CDS encoding MerR family transcriptional regulator, giving the protein MQNNRPYQKELPDKLYFKIGEVGELAELPTSVLRFWETEFTKIKPKRTSSGQRLYSKNDVELILKIKHLLHNKKYTIQGAKQHLKSKIPEEESNSSSNILDDIRSELKSIRDLLA
- the pheT gene encoding phenylalanine--tRNA ligase subunit beta — translated: MKVSLSWLKDYISVDKNIDDLADALTMAGLEVESVSDRYSYLNTVVIGRVVEIETHLNADKLKLCHVDIGNRVIPVVCGAPNVKNGILAPCALPGTVFPNGTILEKCSIRGEVSEGMLCSAVELGLGANSNGIMELEESFDVGDKLHQALNLSDHVLEIDLTPNRPDCLSIIGTAREIAAFQATKLTCPEISLPESDGDIANFTSVKILDPDLCPRYSARLVFDVKIAPSPFWLQDRLISIGLKPINNIVDITNFVMMETGQPLHAFDFDRLAKNKIIVRTAEKDEIFTTLDRKEHPLSPEMLMICDGEKPVALAGVMGGLNSEIKQSTTRILLESAYFDPACIRRTSKKTGLATDASHRFERGTDPKGTITALNRAAQLISEICGGNLIGDAIDEYPKPVPDKVITMSADSTNRMLGTELSQNDIKQHLSSIEFKVEKIDDDQLRVIPPSFRVDINRFEDLVEEIARLYGYNHIKTTFPLIAAEAVRPSKKIDSRYHIKRLLVSFGFTETITYSFINKLSCDRLELKSNDQKRRLMNILNPIAEDQSVLRTSLIPGLLETMHYNMAMQNKNLKLFEIGNVFFNTGKEDSQPDEIEMLAGLWTGNRMDDSWLSMGKSCDFYDIKGAVEAFLRNLCVTNVKFTRMQPEDCCYTKPGYTAQLFAGNKSIGILGEILPQVLKNYDLKQQAYIFELNADNLIELIPDIKSAKPLPKFPSTSRDVTLIVDKDIEAFNIIKSVEVLNENLVENLHLFDVYEGSPIPAGKKSISLRITYRSAFETLEDKIINSLHKDITGKLIKGFDAILPA
- the moaA gene encoding GTP 3',8-cyclase MoaA — its product is MPNLHLIDKYNRCLNYLRISITDRCNLRCIYCAPDDLHQLLPYKEILRYEEILRLVRIGARLGISKVRITGGEPLIRKGVYDFLGELTKINGLADVSLTTNGILLRDNIKKIKSAGIKRINVSMDTLNRQKYKEITGHDMFDQVWEGIESAQREGFNPIKINVVALNGINDDELTDIAKLSFSYPFHIRFIEYMPIGIPHIKNIGKQLLAPEIKKRINELGELIPVKNGINDGPARRYKFKDAKGEIGFIDAISRHFCNQCNRLRLTASGQLRACLLSDYQDDLKGPLRKGYLDSSLADIFLQAVSHKPFDHNIACDHPGEVAGQMSAIGG